In Populus alba chromosome 9, ASM523922v2, whole genome shotgun sequence, a genomic segment contains:
- the LOC118058807 gene encoding subtilisin-like protease SBT1.6 — MAPFLSSSIPLLLLSFLPLLSLSFSTVDQPYKTYIIRIDSQSKPSIFPTHYNWYTTEFTSTPQILHTYDTVFHGFSAILTPDRAATLSQHPSVLAVIEDQRKQLHTTRSPQFLGLRNQRGLWSDSNYGSDVIIGVLDTGIWPERRSFSDVNLGPVPGRWKGICEVGERFTARNCNKKLIGARFFTKGHEAVGGAMGPISPINDTLEFKSPRDADGHGTHTASTAAGRHAFRASMEGFAAGIAKGVAPKARLAVYKVCWKNAGCFDSDILAAFDAAVKDGVDVISISIGGGNGISAPYYLDPIAIGAYGAASRGVFVSSSAGNDGPNFMSVTNLAPWIVTVGAGTIDRSFPAVVVLGNGKKLSGVSLYAGLPLSGKMYPLVYPGKSGVLAASLCMENSLDPKMVRGKIVVCDRGSSPRVAKGLVVKKAGGVGMILANGVSNGEGLVGDAHLIPACALGSDEGDAVKAYVSSTSNPVATISFKGTVIGIKPAPVVASFSGRGPNGISPEILKPDLIAPGVNILAAWTDAAGPTGLESDPRKTEFNILSGTSMACPHVSGAAALLKSAHPDWSPAAIRSAMMTTANTFNNLNQPMTDEATGKVSSPYDLGAGHLNLDRAMDPGLVYDITNYDYVNFLCGIGYGPRVIQVITRSPVSCPVKKPLPENLNYPSLAALFSSSAKGASSKTFIRTVTNVGQPNAVYRFTIQAPKGVTVTVKPRKLVFTEAVKKRSFIVTITANTRNLSMGDSGAVFGSISWSDGKHVVRSPIVVAQMDPL, encoded by the coding sequence ATGGCTCCATTTCTCTCCTCTTCCatccccctcctcctcctctccttTCTCCCTCTCCTCTCCCTATCCTTCTCCACCGTTGATCAACCCTACAAAACCTACATCATTCGCATTGATTCTCAATCTAAGCCCTCCATTTTCCCCACTCACTACAACTGGTACACCACTGAATTCACTAGCACCCCACAAATCCTCCACACTTACGACACCGTTTTCCATGGCTTCTCCGCCATACTAACACCAGACCGCGCCGCCACTCTCAGCCAACACCCATCAGTCCTCGCCGTGATCGAAGATCAACGGAAACAACTCCACACCACTCGGTCTCCTCAGTTTCTTGGACTCAGAAACCAACGGGGGCTCTGGTCGGATTCTAATTATGGTTCTGATGTTATCATTGGCGTTTTGGATACTGGGATCTGGCCTGAAAGACGGAGCTTCTCGGATGTCAATCTTGGGCCGGTTCCTGGCCGGTGGAAAGGAATCTGTGAAGTTGGCGAAAGATTTACAGCAAGAAACTGCAACAAGAAGCTGATCGGTGCCCGTTTTTTTACaaaaggacacgaggcagtggGTGGGGCTATGGGACCGATTAGTCCTATCAATGACACTCTGGAGTTTAAGTCTCCGCGTGATGCCGATGGTCATGGGACTCACACGGCATCAACTGCGGCAGGAAGGCATGCGTTTCGTGCTAGCATGGAAGGTTTTGCAGCGGGGATTGCGAAAGGGGTAGCTCCGAAAGCACGTTTGGCTGTGTATAAAGTTTGCTGGAAGAATGCAGGATGTTTTGATTCTGATATTTTAGCTGCTTTTGATGCTGCTGTTAAAGATGGAGTTGATGTCATCTCGATTTCCATTGGTGGTGGTAATGGGATTTCGGCGCCTTATTATCTTGATCCGATTGCCATTGGTGCTTACGGAGCGGCTTCTAGAGGGGTTTTTGTTTCCTCTTCGGCTGGGAATGATGGGCCTAATTTTATGTCAGTTACGAATCTTGCTCCTTGGATTGTTACTGTTGGTGCTGGAACAATTGACAGGAGTTTCCCTGCTGTTGTTGTTCTTGGTAATGGGAAGAAATTATCTGGTGTTTCGCTATATGCTGGTTTGCCATTGAGTGGTAAAATGTATCCTCTGGTTTATCCAGGGAAATCAGGGGTTTTGGCAGCGTCACTTTGTATGGAAAATTCGTTGGATCCTAAGATGGTGAGAGGGAAAATTGTTGTTTGTGATCGCGGAAGCAGTCCAAGAGTGGCTAAAGGGTTGGTTGTCAAGAAAGCTGGAGGTGTTGGTATGATTCTTGCTAATGGAGTTTCTAATGGTGAAGGATTAGTTGGTGATGCTCATTTAATTCCTGCTTGTGCTCTTGGTTCTGACGAGGGTGATGCTGTTAAGGCCTATGTTTCATCAACGTCGAATCCGGTTGCTACTATTTCTTTCAAGGGTACCGTGATTGGAATCAAACCAGCTCCAGTTGTTGCTTCGTTTTCAGGTAGAGGACCAAACGGAATAAGCCCGGAGATTCTTAAGCCGGATTTGATTGCTCCCGGTGTGAACATTCTTGCTGCTTGGACTGATGCTGCTGGTCCAACTGGATTGGAATCGGATCCACGAAAAACTGAATTCAACATCCTTTCTGGCACTTCAATGGCATGTCCTCATGTAAGTGGCGCGGCAGCCTTGCTTAAATCTGCCCACCCAGATTGGAGTCCAGCAGCGATTAGGTCTGCAATGATGACTACCGCGAATACATTCAACAATCTAAACCAGCCAATGACCGATGAGGCCACTGGAAAGGTGTCGTCACCATATGATTTGGGTGCGGGACATCTCAATCTTGATCGAGCAATGGATCCAGGGCTTGTTTATGATATTACAAACTATGATTATGTGAACTTTTTGTGTGGAATTGGATATGGGCCAAGAGTAATTCAGGTGATCACACGATCACCTGTGAGTTGTCCAGTGAAGAAACCATTGCCAGAGAACCTCAATTACCCTTCTCTTGCAGCGCTGTTTTCAAGCTCAGCTAAGGGAGCATCAAGCAAGACATTCATTAGAACAGTCACCAATGTGGGTCAGCCAAATGCCGTTTATCGTTTTACAATCCAAGCTCCGAAAGGGGTTACAGTGACAGTGAAACCACGAAAATTGGTGTTCACTGAGGCCGTGAAGAAGCGGAGCTTCATTGTAACCATAACAGCCAATACCCGGAATCTGAGCATGGGTGATTCGGGTGCTGTATTCGGGTCAATTTCGTGGTCGGATGGGAAGCACGTTGTTAGGAGTCCCATTGTGGTGGCCCAGATGGATCCCTTGTAA